The nucleotide window CAGATGCCATGTAAgtgcttgtttctgttttgtctgATAAAAATCTCACCCTGTGAATAGTACACGTTCTTCAAAGATGTGTGGCAGTTTTTGTTCCAGAGGCTGAAGTATGGCCACTTAGCATAGCATTTCATAAAAAGTGCCCTTTTCTTTAGTATTGTATATTTAGTATATCTCTAAATAACTGATTCTTGATTTATGAAAAGAAAGTTGTACCTTAGGCGTTTAATGTTAAATAATGGATATAGTAGTTACTGCCCTTTAAAAATCCGGAATTCGTAGGTGATGATTGGTACTTGCATTTTCTTCCTAGTATGCTGCAAAAGAGTACCAGCAGGCTCTCGACGTTCTTGATATGGAGGAACCAATCAACAGAAGGCTCTTTGAAAAATACTTGAAGGATGAAGGTGGCTCCAAAGACCCTTCCAGTGACTGGGAAATGTCACAGTCCTCGGTGAGTAATATAGTGAGCATGTGTCCATCACAGCAGTGGAAAATGCCCACATTACAtggccaaaataaattcttttacatgtatattatatattaaaaaaatatgggTACCTGCTTTTTATTCTAAACTAGAGAGATTTTACACAACTGGGtatctcttctctccttacttTTCCTTTATTAAGCATATACGTAGAAGCACATTAATTTTCTTCTAGGAAATACATATATTTACTGTCTTGGGATTATTATTTTTGGACCTCTTGTCTATTAACTTACTAGCTAGGAATGCATggcatatttaaaatacattatgtGTATTTATTgaggttaattttttaaaagtactcCGGAGAAAACTGCGTAGTGGGATTTGGAAGAATCTTTTCCAAAGTCCATTctattttaaatttgatttacAAATTTTTGCCACGTGTGTTTTTAGTTGCCCATCTGAGTCATCAGTGACTTCAGTTAACGAGTTTCCTTAGAGTCCTGGTGTGAATCAGACTCCACATTGTGTTGGTGGAAGGTAGCAGGATGGCCAGAACTACAGAGCTATCCAGGCCTCCAGGCCTCACAGCATTCCGTAACTTAGGTCAGTTCCCCCTTTTTCACAAGTGAGGAGAGGAAACAAGCCAAGACAGAGCAAATCACACAGAAACACGTATAACTGTCAGGGCCAgttcttgaactcagatctctgGGCTTTCCCACACCACTCCTTACCTTGGCTGCCAGGGACCTTCTCATTTGGTTTATGtgtcaggttttgtttttcattctcatCATCAAGGGATGTACCTAGAAGCCATCCTCTGAGTTACAAAGCTTCACTGGAATAAAGTCATCAGTGATCAGTGTCCAAGGAAGAAAGAGCAAAGACGCTTTAGTCTAGCCTTAGACTTACTGTgttgtccaggttggccttgaccttgcaatcttctttcctctgtttcccaagtgctgtgattctAGTCTGGTAAAACTAAAGCTTTGTTTGGCTGTTGTATATGTGTTGATTTATACTGTGCTTTGGCAGTTGAGATGATGCCATAGACCTAGTAAAAAACTCGTCAGTGTTCTAATAGTATATACCTCTTAATCAAAAAGTAATTTTACTTAGCATGTAACATTGCATTTTTCCAACAGATAAAGAGTTCTATTTGTCTTTTAAGAGGGAAAATCTATGATGCTTTAGATAATCGCACCCTGGCCACCTACAGTTACAAAGAGGCTTTGAAGCTTGATGTCTACTGTTTTGAAGCATTTGATCTTTTAACATCACATCACATGTTGACAGCACAAGAAGGTTTGGGAACTCCTGTGTGTTTATTGTTATGGAATGATTACCATTGCTTGGTTTACCTTGTGAAATCTGTGTAATTGAGAGCAGGGTGCGTAGGAGACTGAAGTAGACCTACCACCTTCCTTACTGTCTTCACACATGAAGCGCACCACAGAACAGTGCAGTATGGCGTTGTGTtgtggtgtgttttgttttttgctgacAAATCTTTGAGTGATGCGAGGTCACGGAGTCTTTTTTTGAGAAGTGATTTGAAGGAGAATGGTAATCCAGGATTCAGTGATTTTCATCCTAGCTACACTGTAAATCCCTTTATTTCCAAGTCCCTATTCAGAGCAGTTACATCAACAATTTCTAGAGGTCAGGCTCTGAGAGATCGTGACTCTGACTTACCCCAGAGACTAAGCCACTGACCAGGTGTGTGAAGTGGGTAATCAAGAACAGGGAAAACAGGGTTAGTGTGTAATGGGGTTCAGACACAGacatgccagaaaaaaaaaagtggtttttaAACCACTGGGCTCCTTACTGGGGTCTAAAGACTCTGTTGTAAACTCAGGCCAGGGAAGAGTAGGAAATTGGCTGCTAGTATCTGGTAGAAGCTGAAGATCCTGGTGACCCCTGCTGTGCTCAGGCTCCTTTCAGAGACTGGGTTGGACTGTGTCAGTATTGTCAGCATGAAGGCCTGAGGTTTTGTGTGGCTGGAGGTCTCCTGGCTCAGCCCTCTCAGTAGGAACCACAGTGTTAGCATTCTCTACTGCACTTGGATTTCATTTTCCCCTGAGTTGATTTGCACAGATTTAGGACCATAGAAGAGTATTTTCAATTGTTGTTTCCCCATGAATATTTTAAgatttgttaaaataaaaataactgttatttttttcttaccatttttaagaaaaagagcTTCTTGACTCACTGCCTCTTAGCAAGCTCTGTGCTGAAGAACAAGAATTGCTACGATTTGTATTcgagaacaaattaaaaaaggtGAGGAAAGCCTGAGCTAACATTTCTTTTATGTAAATATCTTACATCTTTCCTTAACAttggccttttttcttttattagttgcttttgtgttttatatagtatgtgcatgtgtgtggctgtgtgctcTTGCCTGTACATGCAGTGGGTGTGTGGGGCCCAGAGCTGATGCCAGGATGCTTTTCTCAGTCACTTTCACAGATCCTCTTACTGAACTGTGCTGTTTTGGCTAAAACAGCTGGCTAGTGAGCCTCCAGCAGCCCCCTGTCTgcacctcagtgctgggattacaggcttctgGCCATGTGTGGCTTTCGCCTGAGTGCTGGGGCCTGGAACCCAGGACATAACAAGTGTGTTGTGCCCAGCCCCAgtccactttttaaaaactttagtaTTGTAGCATGGGCCACAATAGCTAGATTATGTAAATGTGTGAAAATACTTCTAAGTTCTGTCTTCCAAACTTCTGTGTGACGTCCTTGCTCCCGTGGAACTCGGTGGTGAAACTGAAAAGGAGAATGTGCTGAGAGAAGAACTAATAGAACCCAAGTTAACAGTGGTTCAGGACCTTGTGTGCATCTTGTGAAATGTCTTCACCTCATAGGTAAAAATGGATTGCTTCCACCTTTTCCTTTGTTACTGCTCATTGTATGCAtaaatttctctgtttcagtaTAATAAGCCCAGTGAAACCATCATTCCCGAGTCAGTAGACGGCTTGCAAGAGAATCTGGACGTGGTAGTGTCGTTAGCCGAGAGACATTATTATAACTGTGACTTTAAGATGTGCTACAAGCTTACTTCTGCGTAAGTCTACTCACTGTTTTTGTGTCAGAATGTGTGCTTCTGTCCCTAGCTGTCTGAGTCCCAGACAGGTTCCCTGACAGTCTTACACTAGTTGCTGATGGTATAAAAGGGCAGGTTACAGACACAAAGGGATTGATGTGTAGGCTCACTGCAGTCACTTGGGAAGAATATACATGTCTGTCTTCCCAGCTGCTGACTCGGGAATGACAGTTGCCCTGGGCTTACTATACTGAGACATAGACATTTATATGTAGAATGAACAATAAGAAAGCAAAAGGTAGAAGCAATCCATGTTGCCCAAGAGGTGATAGTTTTGTAAAACTCGTCATGTATTACCATTGGATATAATacagtcctctgacctctgaccccagGTGCTCTGTCTTACATACTCACTAGCTAAACCATCTCCTCTACATACCAGTTTCCCATTGTACGTCTTCAGACATCTCAGCTGAATTACAGTAGATTTCGTGGAGCTCTGCTGtggcagggaaggagggtggggggtgttggttggtttttgtttttgttttttgagacagggcttctctgtagccctggctgtctagaacttgctctggagaccaggctggcctcgaattcaaggatctacctgtctctgcctcctgagtgctgggattaaggtgtgcatTACCAcctgcagttttctttttttgttttagtttggtttggtttggttttttaatttttgaaatcaCAAAACTTTTATTAAATACTTATGATCTATTTAGAAGTTTATACTCTTTATCCTTTTAACTagattatatattaaaatttgttgattttaaagtaaatgaaaaggttaaagcttatttttattctttccaaCTAAACCAGTTTTCCACTTATACTTACTTTATTTTTGTGATACTGGAAATCAGACCTGTACATTCCAGGCAAGTGTTCTGCCCTGAGCTATAGCCCCAACcctctttattttgagacagggtcttactaagttgcccaggctggttttgagcTTGTGATACTTCTGCCTTGCCCTCTTGAATAGCTGGTAATGTAAGTATGCACTGTGAGGCCTACCTTCCCTTTTTTAATAAGCTAAGCATTGCTTTAATAAAGTAAAGGGTTAGAGATTACAGCATTGCACATGATGCACAGTGACTAAGCACGATGGCTGATGAGGTGCTGCTGTGGTACTGCCTTTTGGGTACTAATGCGTTCCTTTAACTTTCAGAGTAATGGAGAAAGATCCTTTCCATGCAAACTGCTTGCCTGTGCACATAGGAACTCTTGTGGAGCTGAATAAAGCAAATGGTGAGCACTTATACCCCATCCTATAATCATTTAGCTGAGGTTGACCTGATCCTTTTATccctacctcccaaatgctgggattataggcatgtgccaccagaacaggctttaattattattaagaaagaaaaaaaaaagcattctgaACTTTTGAAATATTACAAGGATTACAAATCCTTGGCCGATTAAGATCGAACATGGCAGACTCCCATGGCAGGAGTAATGACATCATCAGAATGGCTGGTGGTCTCTGTTTCCTGGCAGAACAAAGTATTTCCCATCTCcctgcttcctctttccttttctgaaatGTAACTTGCAGGTCAGAGTATGTTAGCTTTATTAAGTGTCaattttgatgtttttttgtttttgtttttaagtataaaattatTATAGGAAAACGGATAAGTCAATATTTAGAAACTGGAAGAGAGTAGATATTTTGCTTGTGTTTCCCATGCTTTAGCATTTGAGAAACATCTTATTTGTTAGGCAGTATATTTGTCCTTAAATCCTTTGAAACTGGATAGTGAATTTTGTCAAGAGTTGGGGAAGAGGGGAATCCCAGAGAAGCTCCAGCTGTAAACTCACTGAGCTCTGTGTCCTGGGGATCTGTAACATCATGTCTCCTGGAAGCAAAGATGCAGACTTCTGGCCCCCCAGAATACTAAATCCAGATACAGGATATTCCATCATGAAATGCTGAAACATACACATTCCTCAAGGAAATTTTTGCATTTACGTGATAAACTTGAAagtttggcttacagtttgatgTGGGTGACTACTGTGCTCAATCACAGCTTGTGGCATGCATGTGTGGGTTTCTCAGGTGGGTGCTTTAGAAGAATCTCTGCTTCACATGAAGTGTTTGGGACATCTGTGTTTATGTGGCCCTCCATATACCCTAATCCACTTAGTTATTCAGCCAGTGCTCAGTTGGGACTGAGGAACGGTATATACCAGCTGTATTTGTACCTAGAGGGAAAAAAGGTATGAGATTATTGTGGGAGAATCATTTCCTGCAGAGCTGAAATTTAAACTATTCATATCAAATACACTTGTTCCCTTTTTCCTACAACAGAACTTTTCTATCTTTCCCACAAATTGGTGGATTTATATCCAGGTAATCCTGTAAGtaatacaatttctttttttttttttcttttctgaactttaagaaaatattttgctaGTATGTACACAGTAGcttatatttttaagtttaagCAAATAATAGTTTATGTTGAAGTATTGAGAGAGAATCTTCTAGGGGCAGAGATAATAGCAAGAAACTGTAATGTCTATCCTGTGAAGTAGTTTTTACTTACACTAAAGCAATAACCTTGAATGAAACCTTTTTTCTCTGGCTAGAGAAATATACATGCCCCTATAGAAGCACAAAATTCCAAGTTAGTCATGTCTCCCTTTCCTAAGAGTAGAATTGGTCCatggcttttcattttcatggtaAGTCACTGTATTGAGGTTACGCTTAGAGAGCTGGAAATGGAAAACAGTCAAGAATTTGTCATTGTAGACAAAAGCCAGCAAGCTGGGACTGAGTCTCAGATAAGAAAGCGTATCTGTAGCTTAGCTGAAACCAGTGTAGAACAGAGCTAGAAAACAAGGGAGAGCCAGAGTTAAATGAGAACCCAGGCAGTTGTGCTTCAGAGCCTTGTCCTTAGTGGAAGCCATCTTGAGATCTGTTCTTATACAGGACCTCAATAAATTGGTGTGAGATCTCAGAGAGACCCTAGTTCAGACTAAAATATAGGGCCTGGGAGCATCTCACCTATCCTGTCTGGCCTACCTTGTTGAGATTCCAGTTCAAGGTTAAGTGTCTTTGGTTACAGTAAATATTGGACTTTTTAGGTATCTTGGTTTGCGGTGGGATGTTACTATCTCATGGTTGGTCATAAAAATGAACATGCAAGAAGATATCTCAGGTatgaatttgttttcttctttgctgtGTAGTGAACCTATGGGAAGAGAATTCTTGCTCATAAGCTTTAATGCAGTAAGTAGTGGGTACTTCAAAAGTGAATGAATAATCCTTAAGTAGGTTCTGCTCACTTGCATGGTTTATCTATATAACTGTTCATTAAGatgctgtgtgtggctgtgtgtggagGTAAAGCAGTGATACAGGAGAGTAGGAAATAATAGTGTAGTTTGAGGGGGCTCTTTTCCTTTACACTATGAGTCTTTAGCTTTTGCTGATAGAAAATACGCTAAGCTCTGAATGAGGTTAGGGTAATTCAGTGTCAGCATTGAATAAGTAGGCTCCTCTAAGGATGTGCTGTGGTTTCTGGTTGTAATGCAGGTTGTTGGGAAGCATGCACCAGGTCCTCAGTGTGGCACCTGGCTCAGAACAGGCCCAGGACACGTGGCCACCTATGACACCAATCTTAGCACTGGGTCACAGAGTGGGCTGCTAAGTAAATAGTATTTGTAAGTTACATACAGAAAGCCAATGAATTCGGCTACATTACTCTAAAAAGCATAGGACTGCTAAAGCgtcttaaaatttatatattgtCTTAGGTCAGCTGCATTAGCAACAATTGTAAGTTTGTTAGCAGTTTATTCAGTTGATCTTATTAATGCTTTTGATGAAAGTTGAATAAGTACATTACCTGAATATTGCTTTTGTTTCAGCAAAGCTACCACGTTGGAGAAGACCTACGGGCCTGCCTGGATAGCCTATGGGCATTCCTTTGCTGTGGAGAGTGAGCATGACCAAGCAATGGCTGCTTATTTCACAGCAGCACAGCTGATGAAAGGGTACGGCCCATGAGCCTGACTAAGTGCCAGGAAGGGCTTCTGCTTGCAGAGTGAAGGGAGTTTCTCTTAGGAACACTAGTCCCACTTGGGCCCTAAAGTAAACAACTCACATGACTCCTAGATGACAGTTTGT belongs to Meriones unguiculatus strain TT.TT164.6M chromosome 4, Bangor_MerUng_6.1, whole genome shotgun sequence and includes:
- the Cdc16 gene encoding cell division cycle protein 16 homolog isoform X2, whose protein sequence is MNLEPLRKRVRQYLDQQQYQSALFWADKVASLSHEEPQDVYWLAQCLYLTAQYHRAAHALRSRKLDKLYEACRYLAARCHYAAKEYQQALDVLDMEEPINRRLFEKYLKDEGGSKDPSSDWEMSQSSIKSSICLLRGKIYDALDNRTLATYSYKEALKLDVYCFEAFDLLTSHHMLTAQEEKELLDSLPLSKLCAEEQELLRFVFENKLKKYNKPSETIIPESVDGLQENLDVVVSLAERHYYNCDFKMCYKLTSAVMEKDPFHANCLPVHIGTLVELNKANELFYLSHKLVDLYPGNPVSWFAVGCYYLMVGHKNEHARRYLSKATTLEKTYGPAWIAYGHSFAVESEHDQAMAAYFTAAQLMKGWKTAEKWFLDALEKIKAIGNEVTVDKWEPLLNNLGHVCRKLKKYAEALDYHRQALVLIPQNASTYSAIGYIHSLMGNFENAVDYFHTALGLRRDDTFSVTMLGHCIEMYIGDSEAYIGADIKDKLKCYDFDVHTMKTLKNIISPPWDFRDFEGEKQSTEEAGIAPLETTNKTPDSRPSLEETFEIEMNESDMMLETSMSDHST
- the Cdc16 gene encoding cell division cycle protein 16 homolog isoform X3, which codes for MEEPINRRLFEKYLKDEGGSKDPSSDWEMSQSSIKSSICLLRGKIYDALDNRTLATYSYKEALKLDVYCFEAFDLLTSHHMLTAQEEKELLDSLPLSKLCAEEQELLRFVFENKLKKYNKPSETIIPESVDGLQENLDVVVSLAERHYYNCDFKMCYKLTSAVMEKDPFHANCLPVHIGTLVELNKANELFYLSHKLVDLYPGNPVSWFAVGCYYLMVGHKNEHARRYLSKATTLEKTYGPAWIAYGHSFAVESEHDQAMAAYFTAAQLMKGCHLPMLYIGLEYGLTNNSKLAERFFGQALSIAPEDPFVIHEVGVVAFQNGEWKTAEKWFLDALEKIKAIGNEVTVDKWEPLLNNLGHVCRKLKKYAEALDYHRQALVLIPQNASTYSAIGYIHSLMGNFENAVDYFHTALGLRRDDTFSVTMLGHCIEMYIGDSEAYIGADIKDKLKCYDFDVHTMKTLKNIISPPWDFRDFEGEKQSTEEAGIAPLETTNKTPDSRPSLEETFEIEMNESDMMLETSMSDHST